The region AATCTCTATTTACTCCAGGTAGCAAAATAAGGAAAACCAGTCGAGCAATTCAACTTAAAAACGAGACCTAAACGATGTAAAAAGTCGATTGAGGTACTTCCACACAGAGGCTTTACCCACGAAAATGGATAATGTATGAAATAAATTTTTTGGTAACAAAACCCGTCCACTATTTATGAATAGTGGACGGGCCCGTTCTCTTAAATGATATGTGGATTGAAATTGGAGATGGGATGAGGGTGTACTATATCTAATTGACAAACAGCCTCAAGAGTTGATCGATCGTACTGTTCTAGTAAAATACCACAATCCTCACCAGGAGCATTGAAAACGACTGCAGATGGCTCAACAGTCACTCCCATTTCTTGTGCGAGTTCTTGGTCTTTTTTAAATTCACGTTTGGCCATATTAGAATCACGGTCTAATTCAAACATTTCTAAATCCAAACCAACCATTGATGCAACTTCAGTTCCTAAAGTTTTTGTATAAAAATCCTTGCGTTTAATCATTGCTGTCTGTAGCGCATAGAGGAATTTTTTCCCTCGCTGTTTTCCCTGATAACATGCAGCCTTGTAGTCAAGGGTA is a window of Pediococcus claussenii ATCC BAA-344 DNA encoding:
- a CDS encoding DsbA family protein, encoding MLEAYLYVTPWGEHCFNCEKETLDYFQHTQEKVDFKIIPVLNIKIVREYIETHNQPGRSRSEGDYNLLFSQMYHTTLDYKAACYQGKQRGKKFLYALQTAMIKRKDFYTKTLGTEVASMVGLDLEMFELDRDSNMAKREFKKDQELAQEMGVTVEPSAVVFNAPGEDCGILLEQYDRSTLEAVCQLDIVHPHPISNFNPHII